CATGAAAGGCCTTGAAGTCCGGCGACGCCGTGGCCTCCGCACCCTGCGGAACCGGACACCGCTCGATGGTAAGCCCGCCGTTGGCGGAAAAGTTCGACGACGACGCCACGCCCCACAGCCTACGGCTGCCGCAGGTGGCAAACAAGTCGCTACCAGCCGGGACGCATGCACGAAAAGGGACCGCCCGGCGATGCCGGACGGTCCCTTTCAGAGGTAATACTCCCGGAGCTTACGCCTCGGTGAGAACCTTGGTGACGTTCGGGTCAACAGTGATGCCCGGACCGAACGTGGTGGCAACAGTTGCCTTCTGGATGTAGCGGCCCTTGGAAGCGGACGGCTTCAAGCGAAGCACCTCTTCCAGTGCAGCTGCGTAGTTCTCGGCCAGCTTCTGGGCGTCGAAGGACACCTTGCCGATGATGAAGTGCAGGTTCGAGTGCTTGTCGACGCGGAAGTCGATCTTGCCGCCCTTGATGTCGTTGACAGCCTTGGTGACATCCGGGGTAACCGTACCGGTCTTCGGGTTCGGCATGAGGTTACGCGGGCCCAGGACCTTACCGAGGCGGCCAACCTTGCCCATGAGGTCAGGGGTTGCCACGGCGGCGTCGAAGTCGGTCCAGCCGGCTGCGATCTTTTCGATCAGGTCGTCGGAACCAACGAAGTCGGCGCCGGCAGCGATTGCTGCTTCAGCCTTGTCGCCCGTTGCGAAAACCAGGACGCGGGCGGTCTTACCGGTGCCGTGAGGCAGGTTGACGGTGCCACGGACCATCTGGTCAGCCTTACGCGGGTCAACGCCCAGGCGGAAAGCGACCTCAACGGTTGCGTCGAACTTGGAAGGGTTGGTGTCCTTCGCGAGGGTGATGGCCTCGAACGGGGCGTAGACCTTGTCTGCCTCGATCTTGGCTACGGCTGCCTCATATGCTTTGCTGCGCTTTGCCATGCTGCTTATTTCTCCTTGTGCAGTTGTGGTCTGCGGACCGCGCTGGGCCCTGCCACAAGTCGCGGATCCGGCAAGGATCCTGCGACATTTTAATGTTTCAGATGCCGGTTGCCCGGCGGGTGGAAGGCTGTATTTAGCCTTCGACCGTGATGCCCATGGAACGGGCGGTGCCTGCGATGATCTTGGCAGCTGCCGCGATGTCGTTGGCGTTGAGGTCTTCCATCTTGGTGGAAGCGATCTCTTCGACCTGGGCCTGGGTCAGCTTGGCAACCTTGACGGTGTGCGGGGTAGCCGAACCCTTGGCAACGCCTGCAGCCTTCTTGATGAGCTCTGCAGCCGGCGGGGTCTTGGTGATGAAGGTGAAGGAACGGTCTTCGTAGACCGTGATTTCAACCGGGATAACGTTTCCGCGCTGGGATTCCGTTGCAGCGTTGTACGCCTTGCAGAATTCCATGATGTTGACACCGTGCTGGCCAAGCGCAGGACCGATCGGCGGAGCCGGGTTAGCGGCACCTGCCTGGATCTGCAGCTTGATGAGGCCGGTGACCTTCTTCTTGGGAGCCAATGTAGGGTCCTTCTCTCAATAGCTTCCTGGGACACAGGAGCGCGTCCCAGGTTGGTGGCCGCCATGGCAAGGCGACCGGCCGCTTCCCACACCGCAAAGCAGGCGGAACGGGAGCGAAATCTTGGAATCAGCTAGATCTTGGTGACCTGGTTGAATGCGAGCGTAACCGGGGTTTCGCGCTCGAAGATCGAGACCAGGACCACGAGGGTCTGGGACTCGGGCTTGATCTCGGAGATCGTTGCCGGAAGGGTCTCGAACGGACCTTCCTTGACGATGACGGACTCGCCGACCTCGAAGTCGACGGCCACGGGAGCCTGGTTCTGCTTGTTGACCGGCTTGCCCTTCTCAGCCTGCTCTTCTTCGAAGACGGGGGCGAGCATGGAGAAGACTTCGTCAAGGCGCAGTGGGACCGGGTTGTGGGCGTTGCCCACGAAGCCAGTGACGCCGGGGGTGTGGCGAACGGCGCCCCAGGAGGCGTCGGTCAGGTCCATGCGGACCAGGACGTAGCCGGGGATGCGGACGCGGTTGATCACCTTGCGCTGCGCGTTCTTGATCTCGACGACTTCTTCCATCGGGACCTGGATTTCGAAGATGTAGTCTTCCATGTCCAGCGTCTGGATGCGGGTCTCAAGGTTGGCCTTCACGCGGTTTTCGTAACCGGCGTAGGAGTGAATGACGTACCAGTCACCCTCCTGGCGGCGCAACTTGGCCTTGAATTCCTCAGCCGGATCGGCGGGCGCTGCAGCAGCAGCCGCTTCCAGCGAGACGTCCGCAGCATCGTCGTCGGACTCGTCGTCAGACTCAGCGTCTACGTCGGACTCGAAATCCTCTTCGGAATCGTCGACGTCGGCAGATTCGGGCGCAGCAGAGTCAGCCTCCGACTCTTCCGCAGCCTCAGCCGCGGCGTCGTCCGTGCTTTCAGCGGGCCCATCCAGCTCAGCCTCGTTTACCTCAAGCTCCTGCTCAGACACTTGGTCTCCTGCTTCCTCATTGCCTAACATGCCTATTTAAATGGCTCAATTCCGCAAACCCCACAAAATTCCTGAAGTACCAAGGAATTTCACGCAGTTTGCGGACAGATCCGCTTAGCGGTCCGTAGCGCCTGACCCACCGAAGACCCAGCTGACTCCCGTACCGAAGGCAATGTCCAGCAGGGTGACGATGAGCATCATGATGGCTACGAACACCAGCACCACGAGCGTGTAATTGATCAGTTCCTTGCGGGTCGGCGCGACGACCTTCTTCAGTTCGCCGATAACCTGGCGGACGAAGAGTGCAATTCGGGCAAAGAAGCCAGCATCGGCTTTCTTGGCAGGACGGCCCTTTGAGCTGCTAGCAGCCGTTTCGGTCACCTGGTCCTCACTCACCTTGCAAAGTCGTTTGACCCGACTCTGATCAGAGCCATGGTTGCTGCGCTTGCCCCGGCGTTTCCGCCGGAACAGCTTGCGCAGGGCAGACAGGACTCGAACCTGCAACCTGCGGTTTTGGAGACCGCTGCGCTACCAATTGCGCCACTACCCTATGGATCGAATCCATGTTTCAGGCCGCACTTCAGCCTGTGGTGCTTTTCAACACCGGTGAACCAGTCTACGCAAGAACTTCGCGATAGTCGAACCGGACTAATTCCGGGGCTTCAGGCCGCTGATGAATCAATGTGAGCAGCATTATCAGTCACATTGTCCAGCAGGCGCCCGGGAGCTCCGCAGAACAGCATAAGGTAGTTTACGTCGAATCCCATCATCCAGCCCACGAGCTGCCTGCGAAGAACGGTACATAGATGTCTGCCGGAACACCTGCCGCCCGCATTTCACAACGAATCTCCGCTATTGCCGAGTCCGCCACCCTTGCCGTTGACGCCAAGGCCAAGGCACTGAAGGCCGCGGGGCGCCCCGTGATTGGTTTCGGTGCCGGAGAACCTGATTTCCCGACCCCCGATTACATCGTCAAAGCTGCCATCGAAGCCGCTGGGCAGCCGAAGTACCACCGCTACTCCCCTGCTGCCGGCCTTCCCGAGCTGAAGAAGGCCATCGCCGAGAAGACCTTCCGGGACTCCGGCTACAAGGTAGACCCGTCCCAGGTCCTAGTAACCAATGGCGGCAAGCAGGCCGTCTACAACACCTTCGCTACGCTGGTGGATCCGGGCGACGAAGTCATCATCCCTACTCCGTTCTGGACTACTTATCCGGAAGCCATCCGCTTGGCCGGTGGCGTTCCCGTGGAGGTCTTCGCCGGACCTGAACAGGGCTACCTGGTGACCATCGAGCAACTTGAAGCCGCTGTTACGGACAAGACCAAGATCCTGCTTTTCGTCTCCCCGTCCAACCCCACCGGCGCCGTATACAGCCCGGAGCAGGTTGCGGAGATCGGCAAGTGGGCCGCTTCCAAGGGCCTGTGGGTGGTCACGGATGAAATCTACGAGCACCTGACCTATGACGGCGTTGAGTTCACATCCATCGCCACGGCCGCCCCGGAGCTGGGCGACAAAGTTGTCATCCTCAACGGTGTGGCCAAGACCTATGCCATGACCGGATGGCGCGTCGGCTGGATGATCGGCCCGGCCGACGTCATCAAGGCCGCCACC
This window of the Arthrobacter sp. StoSoilB5 genome carries:
- the rplA gene encoding 50S ribosomal protein L1 → MAKRSKAYEAAVAKIEADKVYAPFEAITLAKDTNPSKFDATVEVAFRLGVDPRKADQMVRGTVNLPHGTGKTARVLVFATGDKAEAAIAAGADFVGSDDLIEKIAAGWTDFDAAVATPDLMGKVGRLGKVLGPRNLMPNPKTGTVTPDVTKAVNDIKGGKIDFRVDKHSNLHFIIGKVSFDAQKLAENYAAALEEVLRLKPSASKGRYIQKATVATTFGPGITVDPNVTKVLTEA
- the rplK gene encoding 50S ribosomal protein L11 codes for the protein MAPKKKVTGLIKLQIQAGAANPAPPIGPALGQHGVNIMEFCKAYNAATESQRGNVIPVEITVYEDRSFTFITKTPPAAELIKKAAGVAKGSATPHTVKVAKLTQAQVEEIASTKMEDLNANDIAAAAKIIAGTARSMGITVEG
- the nusG gene encoding transcription termination/antitermination protein NusG, which codes for MSEQELEVNEAELDGPAESTDDAAAEAAEESEADSAAPESADVDDSEEDFESDVDAESDDESDDDAADVSLEAAAAAAPADPAEEFKAKLRRQEGDWYVIHSYAGYENRVKANLETRIQTLDMEDYIFEIQVPMEEVVEIKNAQRKVINRVRIPGYVLVRMDLTDASWGAVRHTPGVTGFVGNAHNPVPLRLDEVFSMLAPVFEEEQAEKGKPVNKQNQAPVAVDFEVGESVIVKEGPFETLPATISEIKPESQTLVVLVSIFERETPVTLAFNQVTKI
- the secE gene encoding preprotein translocase subunit SecE, translating into MSEDQVTETAASSSKGRPAKKADAGFFARIALFVRQVIGELKKVVAPTRKELINYTLVVLVFVAIMMLIVTLLDIAFGTGVSWVFGGSGATDR
- a CDS encoding pyridoxal phosphate-dependent aminotransferase, translating into MSAGTPAARISQRISAIAESATLAVDAKAKALKAAGRPVIGFGAGEPDFPTPDYIVKAAIEAAGQPKYHRYSPAAGLPELKKAIAEKTFRDSGYKVDPSQVLVTNGGKQAVYNTFATLVDPGDEVIIPTPFWTTYPEAIRLAGGVPVEVFAGPEQGYLVTIEQLEAAVTDKTKILLFVSPSNPTGAVYSPEQVAEIGKWAASKGLWVVTDEIYEHLTYDGVEFTSIATAAPELGDKVVILNGVAKTYAMTGWRVGWMIGPADVIKAATNLQSHATSNVSNIMQVAAAAALTGPLTAVDEMKVAFDRRRKAIVAGLNAIEGVECPTPTGAFYVYADVRGLLGKEFETSNGPVRPTTSAELATLILDEVEVAVVPGEAFGPSGYVRLSYALGDEDLAEGVRRIQEFLGKAK